The following coding sequences are from one Acidobacteriota bacterium window:
- a CDS encoding GlsB/YeaQ/YmgE family stress response membrane protein: protein MFSAIGTVIVGLIVGIIARFVLPGKEALPDGLTGLLVTIVVGIAGAFLGTFIGGALWGGANYAAGWIMSIIGAVILLLLLRLVFGSKAS, encoded by the coding sequence ATGTTCAGCGCTATCGGTACCGTTATTGTTGGTTTGATCGTGGGCATAATTGCCCGTTTTGTACTTCCCGGTAAAGAGGCCCTGCCCGATGGCCTGACCGGCTTACTAGTTACCATCGTGGTCGGTATTGCCGGTGCCTTTCTGGGTACCTTTATCGGCGGAGCACTTTGGGGCGGAGCAAATTATGCTGCCGGCTGGATCATGTCAATAATCGGGGCTGTGATCTTGCTTCTCTTGCTTCGGCTAGTTTTTGGCTCGAAGGCATCCTAA